DNA from Thermococcus argininiproducens:
TTGGGAGCTTTTGACCTCTAACAAGTGTGTTCATCCCATCTATTGCAGAGATACCCGTTTGAATGAAGTCTCTCGGATATGCTCTTGCTACAGGGTTAAGGGGAGCTCCATGGACATCTCTTCTGTCCTCTGGAATTATCTCCGGTCCACCATCTATTGGCTCTCCTATACCGTTGAATACTCTCCCAAGCATGTCCATTGAAACTGGGACTTTAAGTGTCTCCCCTGTGAATCTTACTCTCGTGGTTTTTACATCTAAATCTCTTGTTCCTTCGAAAACTTGGACGATTGCTAGATCCTCTCTTGCTTCAAGAACTTGTCCCTTCCTCTTCTCTCCACCTTCAACTTCAATCTCTACAACTTCACCATATGCTACTCCTCTAACACCTTGGACAATCATTAAAGGACCGTAAATCTTGCTTATTGTGGAGTACTCCATAGCAGGCATTTTTATCACTCTCCGTATTTCTTAAAGAGTTCTTCAAATTGAGCCCTGGTTTTTTCTATTAGGCCGGCTATCTCCTCAACATTTGGATTGTACTTCATTCTTCCTATCTCTTCCCTAACGGGCAATTTTACAATCTCTTCAACTGGAATTCCTGCATCTACAGCTTCCATAGTGTACTTGTAAAAGTTGAGTATAACTTTCATCATTGTTATTTGCTTCTTCGGTGGGCAATAAGTGTCAACTTCGTGAAAGGCGTCTTGTTGGAGGTAATCCTCCCTAATCATCCTCGCTACGAGAAGAATAGCTTTCTCCCTTTCTGGCAGTGCATCTGGACCAACTATTCTGACTATTTCCTGAAGTTCAGATTCTTTCTGCAAAAGTGCCATTGCCTCGTCTCTCATTAATTTCCATTCTGAATCAACATTATTATGCCACCAATCTTTTATTGAGTCCACATAAAGGGAATAACTTGTGAGCCAGTTTATAGCTGGGAAGTGTCTTCTTCTTGCAAGATCCGCATCTAATGCCCAGAATACTTTAACAACTCTCAATGTGTTCTGCACAACAGGATCGCTTAGGTCACCACCTGGAGGTGATACTGCTCCAATAACACTAACACTTCCAATTCTCTCATCGCTTCCCAAAGTCTTTACTCTACCAGCTCTTTCATAAAACTCTGCTACCTTTGAAGCTAAATAAGCGGGATATCCTTCCTCACCTGGCATTTCCTCAAGTCTTCCAGAAATTTCTCTCAAAGCTTCTGCCCATCTTGAGGTTGAATCTGCCATTAAAGCCACATTATATCCCATGTCTCTAAAGTACTCTGCTATTGTAATTCCGGTATAAATTGAAGCCTCTCTTGCTGCAACAGGCATGTTTGAAGTATTAGCTATGAGCACTGTTCTCTCCATTAATGGTTTTCCTGTTCTCGGGTCCTTAAGCTTGGGGAACTCTTCAAGCACATCTGTCATCTCATTTCCTCTTTCCCCACATCCAATATATACCACAACTTCTGCATCACTCCATTTTGCAAGTTGGTGTTGGGTGACTGTCTTACCTGAGCCAAATGGTCCAGGAATTGCTGCAGTACCACCTTTGGCCTGTGGGAAGAAAGTGTCTATAGTTCTTTGTCCTGTAATAAGTGGAATTTCTGGAGGAAGTTTCTGTTTATAGGGCCTTTTTACACGAACTGGCCATCTCTGATACATTTTTAGCTCTTTAATTTCGCCGTTGGGCATTTTAACTTTTGCAATAACTTCTTCTATTGTGTAATCTCCTTCCTCAGCGATTTCAACGATTTCTCCGTTAACCCTTGGTGGAATCATTATTTTGTGCTCTATAATTCCCGTTTCTGGGACAGTTCCAATTATATCCCCCTCAACTACCTTGTCTCCTACTTTAACGGTTGGTGTAAAATGCCACTTTTTGTCTCTTGGAAGAGCAGGAGCTGTGAGTCCTCTACCTATAAAGTCTCCACTTTGGTCTCTCAATATCTCAAGAGGCCTTTGGATTCCATCATATATTGAAGTGAGCAATCCTGGTCCAAGTTCAACACTCAAAGATGCTCCTGTACCTACAACAGGCTCTCCTGGTCTAATACCAGCAGTTTCTTCATAAACCTGAATAACTGCTTTGTCACCTTCCAGCCTAATGATTTCTCCAATAAGCCCCAATTCACCTACTCTAACTACTTCATACATTCTAGAGCCTTTCATATCATCCGCAACGACTAATGGTCCAGTAACCCTAACTATCTTTCCCATTTCTTTCACCTCTTTATCTCAACACCTATGGCCCGTCTAACAATTTCTCTTAGTTGTTCTTCACCATATAATGACCCATATTTATCAGGAATTTGAAGAATTATAGGGAGTGTAACATCTGGAATCTCAACTTTTTGAGCTAAACGCTCTGTTATAAATATCACACCAATATCTTCTCTTTCTACCAACTCTCTTAGTTTATTTCTCACTCGCTCTATCTCAAGCGGTGCGTCTCCAAAAGAATACGTTTCATGAACTCCTGCAAGTTTGAAGCCAAGTGCTGTGTCCTTGTCACCCAATACTACTATCTTCATAGCTGGTCACCCACAATTCCCTTTATTATTTCTGGCTTTAGCCCATCCTCTATTAATTTAGCAATCGCCTTAAGCTTTCTAATTTCTGATTCTTTTTGAAGGATATAGCTTACGGGGGTAGCTATACTGAGGGGGTAAAATCTTGTAAGTTCTGCCATTTTTTGTTGGATATACTTGTCAAACGCTCTTTCAAAAGCTGATATATCTCCCACAACCTTATCTCGGACATCCTTCAATATT
Protein-coding regions in this window:
- a CDS encoding ATP synthase subunit A, with translation MGKIVRVTGPLVVADDMKGSRMYEVVRVGELGLIGEIIRLEGDKAVIQVYEETAGIRPGEPVVGTGASLSVELGPGLLTSIYDGIQRPLEILRDQSGDFIGRGLTAPALPRDKKWHFTPTVKVGDKVVEGDIIGTVPETGIIEHKIMIPPRVNGEIVEIAEEGDYTIEEVIAKVKMPNGEIKELKMYQRWPVRVKRPYKQKLPPEIPLITGQRTIDTFFPQAKGGTAAIPGPFGSGKTVTQHQLAKWSDAEVVVYIGCGERGNEMTDVLEEFPKLKDPRTGKPLMERTVLIANTSNMPVAAREASIYTGITIAEYFRDMGYNVALMADSTSRWAEALREISGRLEEMPGEEGYPAYLASKVAEFYERAGRVKTLGSDERIGSVSVIGAVSPPGGDLSDPVVQNTLRVVKVFWALDADLARRRHFPAINWLTSYSLYVDSIKDWWHNNVDSEWKLMRDEAMALLQKESELQEIVRIVGPDALPEREKAILLVARMIREDYLQQDAFHEVDTYCPPKKQITMMKVILNFYKYTMEAVDAGIPVEEIVKLPVREEIGRMKYNPNVEEIAGLIEKTRAQFEELFKKYGE
- a CDS encoding V-type ATP synthase subunit F; translated protein: MKIVVLGDKDTALGFKLAGVHETYSFGDAPLEIERVRNKLRELVEREDIGVIFITERLAQKVEIPDVTLPIILQIPDKYGSLYGEEQLREIVRRAIGVEIKR